Proteins found in one Pseudomonas mosselii genomic segment:
- a CDS encoding DUF6094 domain-containing protein has translation MALMFPRLARNFAKNGYYPTDEPTLERALNALMPSDGPMCILDPCAGEGVAIAEAAYALGRDQAKAFAVEFDAERARHARGLVDHCLHADLMDTMVSKQSFGLLWLNPPYGDLSKDVNGNIGYQGQGRARLEKLFYQRSLSLLQYGGMLVFIVPGYVLDAELVGWLTRHYTDLRIYRAVETQFKQVVIFGRRVRQREQAPDGVKAVRNLLLQVGLGEVEAEELPSEWPFLPYIVPASPVEPEHFFRVTMEPEQFADEVGRLQGLWPSLDTHLGAAQQSLRPPARALSHWHLALALAAGAISGVVRSQTGRVLVVKGDTHKDKTLQREFTEREDGSIAETRILTDKFVPVIRAWDMTPGSATRGEVLTIR, from the coding sequence ATGGCCCTCATGTTCCCGCGGCTCGCCCGCAATTTCGCCAAGAACGGGTACTACCCGACCGACGAACCCACGCTCGAAAGAGCCCTCAACGCACTGATGCCCAGCGACGGGCCGATGTGCATCCTTGATCCCTGCGCCGGCGAAGGCGTGGCGATCGCCGAAGCCGCCTATGCCCTCGGGCGTGACCAGGCCAAGGCATTCGCGGTCGAGTTCGACGCGGAGCGGGCACGCCATGCCCGAGGCTTGGTCGATCACTGCCTGCACGCGGACCTGATGGACACGATGGTCTCCAAACAGTCCTTCGGGTTGCTCTGGCTCAACCCGCCGTATGGCGACCTGTCCAAGGACGTCAACGGCAACATCGGCTATCAAGGTCAGGGACGTGCCCGCCTCGAAAAGCTGTTCTATCAGCGTTCGCTGTCGCTGCTGCAGTACGGCGGCATGCTGGTCTTCATCGTCCCCGGCTACGTGCTCGACGCGGAGCTGGTTGGTTGGCTGACACGCCACTACACCGATCTGCGGATCTACCGAGCGGTGGAAACGCAGTTCAAGCAGGTGGTGATCTTTGGCCGAAGGGTGCGCCAGCGCGAGCAGGCCCCCGATGGCGTCAAGGCCGTGCGCAACTTGCTGCTGCAGGTTGGGCTTGGCGAAGTCGAAGCCGAGGAACTGCCGAGCGAATGGCCGTTCCTGCCGTACATCGTCCCCGCCAGTCCGGTCGAGCCGGAGCATTTCTTCCGCGTGACGATGGAGCCGGAGCAGTTCGCCGATGAGGTCGGTCGGCTGCAAGGCCTCTGGCCGTCGCTGGACACGCACCTGGGGGCCGCGCAGCAGTCGCTGCGTCCACCGGCGCGAGCCTTGTCCCACTGGCATCTCGCCCTGGCCTTGGCAGCGGGCGCGATCTCCGGCGTTGTGCGCTCCCAGACGGGGCGCGTGCTCGTCGTCAAAGGTGACACCCACAAGGACAAAACGCTCCAGCGGGAATTCACCGAACGCGAAGACGGCTCCATCGCCGAGACCCGCATCCTCACCGACAAGTTTGTGCCCGTCATCCGCGCGTGGGACATGACGCCTGGCTCCGCGACACGGGGCGAGGTGTTGACCATCCGCTGA
- a CDS encoding DUF3275 family protein, whose protein sequence is MAVTSAPEKSATPIIVPGQLALRTIHGRNGKFNVGKLECQLGKFTIKDAELEQYPEGKYQGEFVLRYIFLKGYPISDGSMRFEMRANLDGMTLFGIDKLSKAEAHSFAPQEVDPLDEDQGTQPATTPAKPAKASRSAKPAPVQTSADPLVDTTPFGVDAPPAAAAAPGSTEDGDAALFGLLWPLGESVKLDSTIDRRALRAQIARLGELGYALDFKTQEWSRQAELQPA, encoded by the coding sequence ATGGCAGTCACATCGGCACCCGAGAAATCGGCCACTCCCATCATCGTCCCGGGCCAGCTCGCGCTGCGCACCATTCATGGCCGCAACGGAAAGTTCAATGTTGGCAAGCTCGAATGCCAACTCGGAAAATTCACGATTAAAGACGCGGAGTTGGAGCAATACCCCGAGGGCAAGTATCAAGGGGAGTTCGTCCTTCGCTACATCTTCCTCAAAGGCTATCCGATCAGCGACGGCAGCATGCGTTTCGAGATGCGCGCCAACCTGGACGGTATGACACTTTTCGGCATCGACAAGCTGAGCAAGGCCGAAGCACATAGCTTCGCCCCGCAGGAAGTCGATCCGCTCGATGAAGATCAAGGGACACAGCCTGCGACAACGCCGGCCAAACCCGCCAAGGCATCCAGGTCCGCCAAACCTGCACCCGTGCAGACGTCCGCGGACCCGCTGGTCGATACCACGCCCTTCGGCGTGGACGCGCCGCCTGCTGCGGCTGCTGCCCCCGGCAGCACCGAGGATGGCGACGCCGCGCTGTTCGGCCTGTTGTGGCCGCTGGGCGAGTCTGTGAAGCTGGATTCGACCATCGACCGCCGCGCCCTGCGCGCCCAGATCGCCCGCCTGGGCGAACTGGGCTACGCGCTGGACTTCAAGACGCAGGAGTGGAGCCGCCAGGCCGAACTGCAACCTGCGTGA
- a CDS encoding integrating conjugative element protein: MTKSHLALRGLLVLLAGLPLASRAGDPLIVVEDRGGTSALPYYEALNLQARADVPGRPPIPTPQVPATPADEAAMLPVRSAKLTPGTVARRVIEAPGLRPFVVIGDDDASRAWLQRRGVALRERGAVGLVVNVETAQGLARLRALVPGVPLAPVAGDDLADRLGLRHYPALITATGIEQ, from the coding sequence ATGACAAAATCCCATCTGGCCCTGCGGGGCCTGCTTGTGCTGCTGGCAGGTCTGCCGCTGGCATCGCGTGCCGGCGATCCGCTGATCGTGGTCGAAGATCGCGGTGGCACGTCGGCGCTGCCGTACTACGAGGCCCTCAACCTCCAGGCGCGCGCCGATGTCCCGGGCCGGCCGCCCATTCCGACGCCACAGGTTCCCGCCACACCCGCGGACGAGGCAGCGATGCTGCCGGTGCGTAGCGCCAAGCTCACGCCCGGCACCGTCGCGCGGCGCGTGATCGAAGCGCCCGGCCTGCGGCCGTTCGTGGTCATCGGCGACGACGACGCCTCCCGGGCCTGGCTGCAGCGCCGCGGCGTCGCTTTGCGCGAACGCGGCGCGGTCGGCCTCGTGGTCAATGTCGAGACCGCGCAGGGCCTGGCACGGTTGCGTGCCCTGGTGCCGGGCGTGCCGCTCGCGCCCGTAGCCGGAGACGACCTGGCCGATCGCCTGGGGCTGCGGCACTACCCGGCGCTGATCACGGCCACCGGCATCGAGCAATGA
- a CDS encoding DUF3577 domain-containing protein yields the protein MNTTSNEKSYFDLHTSGIGYIQRVREVPVRGGRRAQPFLACTVAALVGPARDPSYRYFDVKVSGAEAKNLVQRYIGVDDPKQRPLVRFRLGDLWGDAYIRDKGERKGEAAASLKARLLKAEPLDRAELASIKQHELITRGIGYLSRPKDVTPKDGDPFLSCCVAALAGPVGEPDYRYFDTIVATPEAEHLVRRCVQAIEGDRKVLIAFKLNDMKIDPYIRTKGERAGEPGASLESTLIHIGLIKIDGTQVYPTSQAQAEASQAEDAPAPEAEDAADTAADQPIEPAEREPAGEVEEQEPALAASF from the coding sequence ATGAACACCACGTCCAACGAGAAATCGTATTTCGACCTCCACACCTCGGGCATCGGCTACATCCAGCGTGTCCGTGAAGTGCCTGTCCGGGGCGGCCGCCGTGCGCAGCCTTTCCTGGCATGCACCGTTGCCGCGCTGGTCGGCCCCGCCAGGGACCCCAGCTACCGCTACTTCGACGTCAAGGTCTCGGGTGCCGAGGCCAAGAACCTCGTCCAGCGCTACATCGGCGTTGACGATCCCAAGCAGCGCCCGCTGGTGCGCTTCCGCCTCGGCGACCTGTGGGGCGATGCGTACATCCGCGACAAGGGCGAGCGCAAGGGTGAAGCCGCCGCGTCCCTCAAGGCGCGACTGCTCAAGGCCGAGCCGCTTGACCGGGCCGAACTGGCTTCCATCAAGCAGCACGAGCTGATCACCCGCGGCATCGGCTACCTCAGCCGTCCGAAGGACGTCACCCCCAAGGATGGCGATCCGTTCCTGTCGTGCTGCGTCGCGGCTCTGGCCGGGCCTGTCGGTGAACCGGACTATCGGTACTTCGACACCATCGTCGCCACCCCTGAAGCCGAGCACCTGGTTCGCCGGTGCGTGCAGGCCATCGAAGGGGACCGCAAGGTGCTGATCGCCTTCAAGTTGAACGACATGAAGATCGATCCGTACATCCGCACCAAGGGTGAGCGCGCCGGGGAGCCGGGAGCGAGCCTGGAATCGACGCTGATCCACATCGGTCTGATCAAGATCGACGGCACCCAGGTCTATCCGACGAGCCAGGCGCAAGCCGAGGCGTCGCAGGCCGAGGACGCACCCGCGCCCGAAGCCGAGGACGCCGCCGACACCGCTGCCGACCAGCCTATCGAGCCCGCCGAGCGCGAGCCCGCAGGTGAAGTCGAAGAGCAGGAGCCGGCATTGGCTGCTTCGTTCTGA
- the pilL2 gene encoding PFGI-1 class ICE element type IV pilus protein PilL2: MCPSPPWFHHPERRLLTGFLGLLWSVLAGGCATTTAPHAPDAFEEVSTAPEPEAPEYIPVVRYGRYTLVELAPTAAQRDLLLQTIDVSMPADARVTVGDGLRHVLKRSGYSLCQTAHAVIELYALPLPAAHLHLGPMTLRDALITLAGPAWELHADDRARQICFERPGDSMAVESMPEPAAADAVQTFPLMPSIPGGQP, encoded by the coding sequence ATGTGCCCCTCTCCACCCTGGTTTCACCATCCCGAACGCCGCCTGCTGACGGGATTTCTCGGCCTGCTTTGGTCGGTACTGGCTGGCGGCTGCGCGACAACGACTGCGCCGCACGCACCCGATGCCTTCGAGGAAGTCTCGACCGCGCCCGAACCCGAAGCGCCCGAGTACATCCCCGTTGTGCGCTATGGGCGCTACACGTTGGTCGAGCTGGCCCCCACGGCGGCGCAGCGCGACCTGCTGTTGCAGACCATCGATGTTTCGATGCCGGCGGATGCCCGCGTCACGGTCGGCGATGGGCTGCGGCACGTGCTCAAGCGCAGCGGCTACAGCCTGTGTCAAACGGCACATGCCGTGATCGAGTTGTATGCGCTGCCGCTGCCGGCGGCGCACCTGCATCTCGGTCCCATGACCTTGCGCGACGCGCTGATCACCCTAGCTGGTCCGGCCTGGGAACTGCACGCGGATGACCGCGCACGACAAATTTGCTTCGAGCGGCCCGGCGACAGCATGGCCGTCGAATCCATGCCTGAACCGGCCGCCGCCGATGCGGTGCAGACCTTCCCACTGATGCCCTCCATTCCAGGCGGCCAGCCATGA
- the traD gene encoding type IV conjugative transfer system coupling protein TraD, producing the protein MSGKQPVEVLLRPAVELYTVAACAGAAFLCLVAPWSLALSPSMGVGSALAFGAYGAIRYRDARVILRYRRNIRRLSRYVMTSKDVPVSQQRLFIGRGFLWEQKHTHRLMQTYRPEFRRYVEPTPAYRLARRLEERLEFAPFPLSRLSALTGWDAPFNPVRPLPPVGGLPRLHGIEPDEVDVSLPLGERVGHSLVLGTTRVGKTRLAELFVTQDIRRKSAAGEHEVVIVIDPKGDADLLKRMYVEAKRAGREGEFYIFHLGWPEISARYNAVGRFGRISEVATRIAGQLSGEGNSAAFREFAWRFVNIIARALVELGQRPDYMLIQRHVINIDALFIEYAQHYFAKTEPKAWEVIVQIEAKLNEKNIPRNMIGREKRVVALEQYLSQARNYDPVLDGLRSAVRYDKTYFDKIVASLLPLLEKLTSGKIAQLLAPNYSDLADPRPIFDWMQVIRKRAIVYVGLDALSDAEVAAAVGNSMFSDLVSVAGHIYKHGIDDGLPDASAGARVPINVHADEFNELMGDEFVPLINKGGGAGLQVTAYTQTLSDIEARIGNRAKAGQVIGNFNNLFMLRVRETATAELLTRQLPKVEVYTTTIVSGATDSSDIRGATDFTSNTQDRISMSSVPMIEPSHVVGLPKGQCFALLQGGQLWKVRMPLPLPDPDEVMPTDLQQLAGYMRQSYSEATQWWEFTSSPALQDAALPDDLLDDAAPAEPAAVATDTDHSGDEAAP; encoded by the coding sequence ATGTCGGGGAAACAGCCGGTCGAGGTTCTGCTACGCCCAGCGGTGGAGCTATACACCGTCGCGGCGTGTGCAGGCGCCGCGTTTCTGTGCCTGGTGGCCCCATGGTCGCTCGCGCTGAGCCCGTCGATGGGCGTCGGCAGCGCGCTGGCTTTCGGCGCTTACGGCGCGATCCGCTATCGCGATGCCCGCGTGATCCTGCGCTACCGACGCAACATCCGCCGCCTGTCGCGCTACGTGATGACGAGCAAGGACGTGCCCGTCAGCCAGCAGCGGCTTTTCATCGGGCGCGGGTTCCTGTGGGAACAAAAACACACCCATAGGCTGATGCAGACGTACCGGCCGGAGTTCCGCCGATACGTCGAGCCGACGCCTGCCTACCGGCTGGCACGGCGACTGGAGGAGCGGCTGGAGTTCGCGCCGTTCCCGCTATCCCGGCTGTCCGCGCTCACGGGCTGGGATGCTCCTTTCAACCCGGTGCGTCCGCTGCCGCCTGTGGGCGGCCTGCCACGCCTGCACGGCATCGAACCGGACGAGGTGGACGTCAGCCTTCCGCTCGGCGAGCGTGTCGGGCACTCGCTGGTGCTGGGCACCACGCGCGTGGGCAAGACGCGACTGGCCGAGTTGTTCGTGACCCAGGACATCCGCCGCAAGAGCGCTGCCGGCGAGCACGAAGTCGTGATCGTCATCGACCCCAAAGGGGATGCGGACCTCTTGAAGCGCATGTATGTCGAGGCCAAGCGCGCCGGCCGTGAAGGCGAGTTTTACATCTTCCACTTGGGCTGGCCGGAGATCAGCGCCCGCTACAACGCGGTGGGCCGATTCGGTCGCATCTCGGAAGTCGCCACCCGTATCGCAGGGCAACTCTCCGGTGAAGGCAATAGCGCGGCCTTCAGGGAGTTCGCGTGGCGCTTCGTCAACATCATTGCTCGTGCCCTGGTGGAACTGGGACAGCGCCCGGACTACATGCTGATCCAGCGGCACGTCATCAACATCGACGCGCTGTTTATCGAGTACGCCCAGCACTACTTCGCCAAGACCGAGCCCAAGGCCTGGGAGGTGATCGTCCAGATCGAGGCCAAGCTCAACGAGAAGAACATCCCGCGCAACATGATCGGGCGAGAGAAGCGCGTGGTTGCGCTGGAGCAGTATCTCTCCCAGGCGCGCAACTACGACCCGGTGCTCGACGGACTGCGCTCGGCAGTTCGGTACGACAAGACCTACTTCGACAAGATCGTCGCGTCATTGCTGCCGTTGTTGGAAAAGCTAACCAGCGGCAAGATCGCGCAGCTCCTGGCACCGAACTATTCCGACCTGGCCGACCCGCGCCCGATCTTCGATTGGATGCAAGTCATCAGGAAGCGCGCCATCGTCTATGTGGGACTGGACGCGCTGTCCGACGCCGAGGTTGCCGCAGCGGTCGGCAACTCCATGTTCTCCGACCTGGTTTCGGTCGCGGGCCATATCTACAAGCACGGAATCGACGATGGCCTGCCAGACGCCTCGGCTGGCGCGCGCGTACCGATCAACGTCCATGCGGATGAATTCAATGAACTCATGGGTGACGAATTCGTGCCGCTTATCAACAAAGGCGGCGGCGCCGGGCTGCAAGTCACCGCGTACACGCAGACCCTCTCGGACATCGAGGCCCGCATCGGCAATCGCGCGAAAGCTGGCCAGGTGATCGGCAACTTCAACAACCTGTTCATGCTGCGCGTGCGCGAGACTGCCACTGCCGAACTGCTGACGCGGCAGTTGCCGAAGGTCGAGGTCTATACCACTACCATCGTCTCCGGGGCAACCGACAGTTCGGACATCCGCGGCGCGACGGATTTCACGTCGAACACCCAGGACCGCATCAGCATGTCCAGCGTGCCGATGATCGAGCCATCGCACGTAGTCGGCCTGCCAAAAGGCCAATGCTTCGCGCTGCTGCAGGGCGGCCAGCTTTGGAAGGTTCGCATGCCGCTGCCGCTACCAGACCCGGATGAAGTGATGCCGACGGACCTGCAACAACTGGCAGGGTACATGCGCCAGAGCTACAGCGAGGCTACGCAGTGGTGGGAGTTCACCAGTTCCCCGGCCTTGCAGGATGCGGCCTTGCCCGATGACCTGCTGGATGATGCTGCTCCAGCCGAGCCTGCTGCGGTGGCCACCGACACCGACCACAGTGGCGACGAGGCCGCGCCGTGA
- a CDS encoding DUF3085 domain-containing protein yields the protein MSLRFRGSDLRPVLAEAIANQCRVALAKDQGVYFLAERGERRPDGRVKLLAYAVGCNPDTDPFDDWWELARAELGGDDFGEFFDPKDSVFTRILQSSDDLELSATATYLSLAAVESA from the coding sequence ATGTCACTGCGATTCAGAGGCTCCGACCTGCGCCCCGTGCTTGCCGAAGCCATCGCCAACCAATGCCGCGTCGCCCTGGCCAAGGACCAGGGCGTGTACTTCCTCGCCGAGCGCGGAGAGCGCCGCCCCGATGGCCGCGTGAAGCTGCTGGCCTATGCCGTCGGCTGCAACCCGGATACCGACCCGTTCGATGACTGGTGGGAACTGGCACGCGCCGAGCTTGGCGGCGACGACTTCGGCGAGTTCTTCGACCCGAAAGACAGCGTTTTCACTCGCATTCTGCAAAGCTCAGATGATCTGGAGCTGTCCGCCACCGCTACGTATCTGTCGCTGGCGGCGGTGGAATCGGCGTAG
- a CDS encoding TIGR03759 family integrating conjugative element protein, which yields MKPSIILSALLLASVQWPAWAQQPATAPARNAQSQERPLAARVLDDRVASNWGLQPQEWARYRELMDGPLGIYSPNLDPLSALGIEARTDEERRRYAELQVQVEARRVEKLLAYQRAYDEAWQRLNPGMQRVNLPDDGPGTGTARGSGRMAVFVKDGCAACGQLVQRLQSSGAEFDLYMVGSRQDDARIRDWAKRAQIDPARVRSGSITLNHDGGRWLSLGLPGDLPAAVREVNGQWQRQP from the coding sequence ATGAAGCCGTCGATCATCCTTTCCGCACTCCTACTGGCTTCAGTCCAGTGGCCCGCGTGGGCGCAACAGCCAGCCACAGCTCCAGCCCGCAATGCGCAGAGCCAGGAGCGCCCGCTGGCCGCCCGCGTCCTGGACGACCGAGTAGCAAGCAACTGGGGGCTCCAACCCCAGGAATGGGCGCGTTACCGCGAGCTGATGGATGGGCCGCTGGGCATCTACTCGCCAAACCTGGACCCGCTGTCTGCCCTAGGCATCGAGGCACGCACCGACGAAGAACGGCGGCGCTATGCAGAGCTGCAGGTGCAAGTCGAGGCTCGCCGCGTCGAGAAGCTGCTCGCCTACCAACGTGCCTACGACGAAGCCTGGCAGCGCCTGAACCCCGGCATGCAGCGCGTGAACCTGCCCGACGACGGGCCGGGCACCGGCACCGCGCGCGGCAGCGGTCGCATGGCGGTGTTCGTCAAGGACGGCTGCGCGGCCTGTGGGCAGCTCGTGCAGCGGCTGCAATCCTCGGGTGCCGAGTTCGACCTGTATATGGTGGGCAGCCGCCAGGACGACGCACGCATCCGCGACTGGGCCAAGCGCGCGCAGATCGACCCGGCGCGCGTGCGCAGCGGCAGCATTACCCTCAACCACGACGGCGGCCGCTGGCTGTCGCTGGGCCTGCCCGGTGACTTGCCCGCGGCTGTGCGCGAGGTGAACGGCCAATGGCAGCGCCAGCCGTAG
- a CDS encoding transglycosylase SLT domain-containing protein has protein sequence MAAPAVAATSFSQLLCALVLATGLCACAVHAQEIPPPAYQLAAQQAGIPSTVLYAVALQESGVRRNGRIVPWPWSLNVAGQSRRFATRADACSGLQQAMRTTPHTRIDAGLVQINLGYHKHRFTSACDLLDPYRNLAIAAEILNEQHTSGEDWLLAIGRYHRPAGGEPAARYRRSVSRHLARVQGAHPNAAVLAARQETSP, from the coding sequence ATGGCAGCGCCAGCCGTAGCGGCCACCTCCTTCTCGCAGCTCTTGTGCGCACTGGTGCTCGCTACCGGCCTGTGCGCCTGCGCCGTCCATGCCCAGGAGATTCCGCCACCTGCCTACCAGCTCGCCGCCCAGCAGGCGGGCATCCCCTCGACCGTGCTCTACGCCGTGGCCTTGCAGGAGAGCGGCGTTCGACGCAACGGGCGCATCGTGCCGTGGCCGTGGTCCCTCAATGTCGCCGGCCAGTCGCGCCGCTTCGCCACGCGCGCCGACGCCTGCTCGGGCTTGCAACAGGCAATGCGTACCACGCCCCACACGCGCATCGATGCAGGCCTGGTCCAGATCAACCTCGGCTACCACAAGCATCGCTTCACCAGCGCGTGCGACCTGCTGGACCCGTATCGAAACCTCGCCATCGCCGCTGAAATCCTGAACGAGCAGCACACGTCCGGCGAAGACTGGCTGCTCGCGATCGGCCGCTACCACCGTCCTGCGGGCGGCGAGCCCGCCGCCCGCTACCGGCGCAGCGTGTCGCGCCATCTCGCGCGTGTGCAGGGCGCACATCCAAACGCCGCGGTGCTCGCCGCGCGCCAGGAGACTTCCCCATGA
- a CDS encoding helicase-related protein, protein MSLDLETNAAEAAPVQGELLDAESSPLTLSLQDFVGEFGDELLDALNSANPPVYTGQPQAHRQLIVASLKRKLFQAQAEVVHAAAELLIDRGERAAIVNGEMGCGKTTVGIATAAVLNAEGYRRTLVLSPPHLVYKWRREIQETVAGAKVWVLNGPDTLVKLIKLREQLGVQPTGQEFFVLGRVRMRMGFHWKPVFTQRRTRHGDVAACPDCGTVITDLDGEPVNPVALEAEEYRRKCSHCAAPLWTLIRPRSLSGSDQSSAVLKALKRIPTIGAVTAQKLMQKFGDGFLASMLGDNIHEFINLMDGNGELVFSDRQATRMERAMANMEFGFGEGGYQPSEFIKRYLPQGTFDLLIADEAHEYKNGGSAQGQAMGVLAAKARKTLLLTGTLMGGYGDDLFYLLFRALPGRMIEDGYRPTTSGSMTSAAMAFMRDHGVLKDIYSESTGTAHKTAKGTKVSVRTVKAPGFGPKGVLRCILPFTIFLKLKDIGGNILPPYDEEFREVAMDTAQAAAYRDLAGRLTAELKQALARRDTTLLGVVLNVLLAWPDCCFRSETVVHPRTRNTLAFVPAQFNEFEISPKERELIDICKEEKAQGRKVLAYTVYTGTRDTTSRLKVLLEQEGFKVAVLRASVDASRREDWIAEQLDRGIDVLITNPELVKTGLDLLEFPTIVFMQSGYNVYSLQQAARRSWRIGQKQPVRVIYLGYAGSSQMTCLELMAKKIMVSQSTSGDVPESGLDVLNQDGDSVEVALARQLVAA, encoded by the coding sequence ATGTCCCTCGATCTCGAAACCAATGCCGCTGAAGCCGCGCCCGTACAGGGCGAACTGCTCGACGCGGAATCTTCCCCTCTGACCCTGAGCCTTCAGGATTTCGTCGGCGAGTTCGGCGACGAACTGCTCGACGCCCTCAACAGCGCCAACCCGCCGGTCTATACCGGCCAACCGCAAGCACATCGCCAGCTCATCGTCGCCAGCCTCAAGCGCAAGCTGTTCCAGGCCCAGGCCGAAGTCGTCCACGCCGCCGCGGAGCTGCTGATTGACCGTGGCGAGCGCGCCGCGATCGTCAATGGCGAGATGGGCTGCGGCAAGACGACCGTCGGCATCGCCACGGCCGCTGTGCTCAACGCCGAAGGCTACCGCCGGACCTTGGTTCTCTCGCCCCCGCACCTTGTTTACAAGTGGCGGCGCGAGATCCAGGAGACAGTAGCGGGCGCGAAGGTCTGGGTGCTCAACGGCCCCGATACCTTGGTCAAGCTCATCAAGCTGCGCGAGCAGTTGGGTGTGCAGCCGACCGGCCAGGAGTTCTTTGTCCTGGGGCGCGTCAGGATGCGGATGGGGTTCCACTGGAAGCCTGTCTTCACCCAGCGGCGCACCCGCCACGGCGACGTGGCGGCCTGCCCGGACTGCGGCACGGTCATCACCGACCTCGACGGCGAGCCGGTCAACCCGGTCGCGCTCGAAGCCGAGGAGTACCGCAGGAAGTGCAGCCATTGCGCAGCGCCCCTGTGGACGCTGATCCGCCCACGCAGCCTGTCCGGCAGCGACCAGTCCTCGGCCGTGCTGAAAGCCTTGAAGCGCATCCCGACCATCGGGGCAGTCACCGCGCAGAAGCTGATGCAGAAGTTCGGAGACGGCTTCCTGGCCTCGATGCTCGGCGACAACATCCATGAGTTCATCAACCTCATGGACGGCAACGGCGAGCTGGTGTTTTCCGACCGTCAGGCCACCCGCATGGAACGTGCGATGGCCAACATGGAGTTCGGCTTTGGCGAAGGCGGCTACCAGCCGTCCGAGTTCATCAAACGCTACCTGCCGCAAGGCACGTTCGACCTGCTCATCGCCGATGAGGCGCACGAGTACAAGAACGGCGGCAGTGCCCAAGGCCAGGCCATGGGCGTGCTGGCAGCGAAGGCTCGCAAGACCTTGCTGCTGACTGGCACGCTGATGGGCGGCTACGGGGACGACCTGTTCTACCTGCTGTTCCGAGCCCTTCCGGGGCGGATGATCGAAGACGGCTACCGCCCGACCACGAGCGGCAGCATGACCTCGGCCGCGATGGCGTTCATGCGCGATCACGGGGTCTTGAAGGACATCTACTCCGAGAGCACCGGCACGGCGCACAAGACGGCCAAGGGCACCAAGGTATCGGTGCGCACGGTCAAGGCCCCGGGCTTCGGCCCCAAGGGCGTCTTGCGCTGCATCCTGCCGTTCACGATCTTCCTCAAGCTCAAGGACATCGGCGGCAACATCCTGCCGCCGTATGACGAGGAGTTCCGCGAAGTCGCGATGGACACGGCGCAAGCCGCGGCCTACCGCGATCTGGCGGGTCGGCTGACCGCGGAGCTGAAACAGGCTCTTGCACGACGCGATACGACCTTGCTGGGTGTGGTGCTCAACGTGCTACTGGCCTGGCCAGATTGCTGCTTCCGGTCGGAGACCGTGGTGCATCCGCGCACGCGCAACACCTTGGCGTTCGTCCCGGCTCAGTTCAACGAGTTCGAGATCAGCCCCAAGGAGCGTGAGCTGATCGACATCTGCAAAGAGGAGAAGGCGCAGGGCCGCAAGGTGCTGGCCTACACGGTCTATACCGGCACGCGCGACACGACCAGCCGGTTGAAGGTGCTGCTGGAGCAGGAAGGCTTCAAGGTGGCGGTGCTGCGCGCAAGCGTGGATGCCAGCCGCCGCGAGGACTGGATCGCCGAACAACTGGACCGTGGCATCGATGTGCTCATCACCAACCCCGAGCTGGTTAAAACGGGACTGGACCTGTTGGAGTTTCCGACGATCGTGTTCATGCAGTCGGGCTACAACGTGTACTCGCTGCAGCAGGCGGCACGCCGCTCCTGGCGCATCGGGCAGAAGCAACCCGTGCGCGTGATCTACCTTGGCTACGCCGGCTCCTCGCAGATGACCTGCCTCGAACTGATGGCCAAGAAGATCATGGTCTCGCAGTCCACCTCGGGCGACGTGCCCGAATCAGGGTTGGACGTCCTGAACCAGGATGGTGATTCGGTCGAGGTCGCACTGGCCCGGCAACTGGTCGCCGCCTGA